One region of Amphiprion ocellaris isolate individual 3 ecotype Okinawa chromosome 9, ASM2253959v1, whole genome shotgun sequence genomic DNA includes:
- the LOC111572968 gene encoding B-cell receptor CD22-like isoform X1 — MESLILTILVILPGVWSGDWEVTLEHQCALKGTSAILKCDYSYPSGHTVTSVSWSKLQLRYNGQRLVALSPPHFNYVGNYQGDCDLRINNVQFADEGAYYFSFETTGDRWTSETYSYLFVRGLTAAVQPSTVTEGEDVRLICQSGCPQTTEFVWFRDGQPVSGSEFQASREDAGRYHCAVKGQETARSASVALDVRYAPKKVTLSVSPSGDVIKGDTLTFSCSSDANPPVEETGYRLYKDGQLINSRQKHTISEVQLGDSGRYHCQASNDITWGGSGLFNSTDVLLDVHYQPMNTSVSVVPEHVLEGSSVSLTCSSDANPPVDSYSWYKMAASSSSMTQVGSGQTLFLPSMEASHTGLYLCLVRNSVGENNSTEVLLSMAEKQKSSPSIPVLAGIGVCLCVTLVIVLLLFRRKRRSNAGEKQPVFDSGLSRSQSSATEDPSDAVYANILTSPSSAPLTIVSASPRNSHPHGSMSYEEEVLYSTVTIKPKNTKHHTNSSRAAQDSWSTSGENSDSVIYATVVTPH, encoded by the exons atggAGAGTTTGATTCTGACTATTCTGGTTATCCTGCCAG GTGTGTGGAGTGGAGACTGGGAGGTGACACTTGAACACCAATGTGCCTTGAAGGGGACATCAGCGATTCTGAAGTGCGACTACAGCTATCCTTCAGGTCACACTGTCACCTCAGTGAGCTGGTCTAAACTTCAGTTGAGATATAATGGCCAGAGGCTGGTTGCTCTTTCACCTCCGCACTTTAACTATGTGGGCAACTACCAGGGCGACTGTGATCTGAGGATCAATAATGTACAGTTCGCTGATGAAGGAGCCTATTACTTTAGTTTTGAGACAACAGGTGACAGATGGACAAGCGAAACATATTCCTATTTGTTTGTGAGAG GACTGACCGCTGCGGTGCAGCCGAGCACTGTGACGGAAGGAGAAGATGTCAGGCTGATCTGTCAGTCAGGTTGTCCTCAAACCACCGAATTCGTCTGGTTCAGAGATGGACAACCGGTATCAGGTTCAGAGTTTCAGGCCAGCAGAGAGGATGCTGGGAGATATCACTGTGCTGTCAAAGGACAAGAGACGGCCAGATCTGCCTCGGTGGCTCTGGACGTTCGAT ACGCTCCCAAGAAGGTGACTCTGTCAGTGAGTCCTTCAGGAGACGTCATCAAAGGAGACACGCTgactttcagctgcagcagcgaCGCCAACCCTCCTGTAGAAGAAACAGGATACAGGCTGTATAAGGACGGACAGTTGATCAACTCCAGGCAGAAACACACCATCTCCGAGGTGCAGCTCGGCGACAGTGGACGCTACCACTGCCAGGCCTCGAATGACATCACCTGGGGGGGCAGCGGCCTCTTTAACTCCACAGATGTTCTCCTTGATGTCCACT ACCAGCCAATGAACACTTCAGTTTCAGTGGTTCCTGAACATGTCCTGGAGGGCAGCAGTGTGAGTCTGACCTGCAGCAGTGATGCAAACCCTCCAGTTGACAGCTACAGCTGGTACAAGATGGCAGCTTCTTCCAGCTCCATGACCCAAGTGGGCTCAGGACAGACGCTGTTTCTGCCCTCGATGGAGGCGTCTCACACCGGACTCTACCTCTGCCTGGTCAGGAACAGCGTGGGGGAAAACAACTCTACTGAGGTTCTACTCTCAAtggcagaaaagcagaaaa GCAGCCCATCCATCCCAGTCTTGGCTGGAATCGGAGTCTGTCTTTGCGTGACACTTGTGATCGTGCTGCTTCTGTTCCG GAGGAAACGAAGGAGCAACGCAGGGGAAAAA CAGCCTGTGTTTGACTCCGGACTCAGTAGATCTCAGTCTTCAGCCACTGAAGATCCATCTGATGCTGTTTATGCCAACATCCTGACATCTCCATCCTCTGCTCCTCTGACCATCGTTTCTGCTTCACCGAGGAACTCGCACCCTCAT gGCTCCATGTCTTATGAAGAGGAAGTTCTTTACTCTACTGTGACCATCaaaccaaaaaacaccaaacatcacacaaacagcagccgAGCAGCTCAGGACTCCTG GTCCACATCAGGGGAGAACAGCGACTCTGTGATTTATGCCACTGTGGTTACACCCCACTGA
- the LOC111572968 gene encoding B-cell receptor CD22-like isoform X2 encodes MESLILTILVILPGVWSGDWEVTLEHQCALKGTSAILKCDYSYPSGHTVTSVSWSKLQLRYNGQRLVALSPPHFNYVGNYQGDCDLRINNVQFADEGAYYFSFETTGDRWTSETYSYLFVRGLTAAVQPSTVTEGEDVRLICQSGCPQTTEFVWFRDGQPVSGSEFQASREDAGRYHCAVKGQETARSASVALDVRYAPKKVTLSVSPSGDVIKGDTLTFSCSSDANPPVEETGYRLYKDGQLINSRQKHTISEVQLGDSGRYHCQASNDITWGGSGLFNSTDVLLDVHYQPMNTSVSVVPEHVLEGSSVSLTCSSDANPPVDSYSWYKMAASSSSMTQVGSGQTLFLPSMEASHTGLYLCLVRNSVGENNSTEVLLSMAEKQKSSPSIPVLAGIGVCLCVTLVIVLLLFRRKRRSNAGEKPVFDSGLSRSQSSATEDPSDAVYANILTSPSSAPLTIVSASPRNSHPHGSMSYEEEVLYSTVTIKPKNTKHHTNSSRAAQDSWSTSGENSDSVIYATVVTPH; translated from the exons atggAGAGTTTGATTCTGACTATTCTGGTTATCCTGCCAG GTGTGTGGAGTGGAGACTGGGAGGTGACACTTGAACACCAATGTGCCTTGAAGGGGACATCAGCGATTCTGAAGTGCGACTACAGCTATCCTTCAGGTCACACTGTCACCTCAGTGAGCTGGTCTAAACTTCAGTTGAGATATAATGGCCAGAGGCTGGTTGCTCTTTCACCTCCGCACTTTAACTATGTGGGCAACTACCAGGGCGACTGTGATCTGAGGATCAATAATGTACAGTTCGCTGATGAAGGAGCCTATTACTTTAGTTTTGAGACAACAGGTGACAGATGGACAAGCGAAACATATTCCTATTTGTTTGTGAGAG GACTGACCGCTGCGGTGCAGCCGAGCACTGTGACGGAAGGAGAAGATGTCAGGCTGATCTGTCAGTCAGGTTGTCCTCAAACCACCGAATTCGTCTGGTTCAGAGATGGACAACCGGTATCAGGTTCAGAGTTTCAGGCCAGCAGAGAGGATGCTGGGAGATATCACTGTGCTGTCAAAGGACAAGAGACGGCCAGATCTGCCTCGGTGGCTCTGGACGTTCGAT ACGCTCCCAAGAAGGTGACTCTGTCAGTGAGTCCTTCAGGAGACGTCATCAAAGGAGACACGCTgactttcagctgcagcagcgaCGCCAACCCTCCTGTAGAAGAAACAGGATACAGGCTGTATAAGGACGGACAGTTGATCAACTCCAGGCAGAAACACACCATCTCCGAGGTGCAGCTCGGCGACAGTGGACGCTACCACTGCCAGGCCTCGAATGACATCACCTGGGGGGGCAGCGGCCTCTTTAACTCCACAGATGTTCTCCTTGATGTCCACT ACCAGCCAATGAACACTTCAGTTTCAGTGGTTCCTGAACATGTCCTGGAGGGCAGCAGTGTGAGTCTGACCTGCAGCAGTGATGCAAACCCTCCAGTTGACAGCTACAGCTGGTACAAGATGGCAGCTTCTTCCAGCTCCATGACCCAAGTGGGCTCAGGACAGACGCTGTTTCTGCCCTCGATGGAGGCGTCTCACACCGGACTCTACCTCTGCCTGGTCAGGAACAGCGTGGGGGAAAACAACTCTACTGAGGTTCTACTCTCAAtggcagaaaagcagaaaa GCAGCCCATCCATCCCAGTCTTGGCTGGAATCGGAGTCTGTCTTTGCGTGACACTTGTGATCGTGCTGCTTCTGTTCCG GAGGAAACGAAGGAGCAACGCAGGGGAAAAA CCTGTGTTTGACTCCGGACTCAGTAGATCTCAGTCTTCAGCCACTGAAGATCCATCTGATGCTGTTTATGCCAACATCCTGACATCTCCATCCTCTGCTCCTCTGACCATCGTTTCTGCTTCACCGAGGAACTCGCACCCTCAT gGCTCCATGTCTTATGAAGAGGAAGTTCTTTACTCTACTGTGACCATCaaaccaaaaaacaccaaacatcacacaaacagcagccgAGCAGCTCAGGACTCCTG GTCCACATCAGGGGAGAACAGCGACTCTGTGATTTATGCCACTGTGGTTACACCCCACTGA